In Mya arenaria isolate MELC-2E11 chromosome 1, ASM2691426v1, the genomic stretch CCTTATTtgtattaacatgtttttttgtgtgtaaaattCTTCTTTTTCTCTGGcataatacttataatataagCCTAAAGTAAGTGCTGTGATTGTTGGATAtgttatttagatattttataaTGACCCCACAATTTAATTTGATAACCGACTATTTGTCtgttcattcatatttttcatgttttttcttAATAGCTATGATAAGTATTGTGAAATTTCACACATTACAGGTTCTCTGATTTTAAACCAATACttgtaaacatacatgttcatctttaataaaattcttTTGATTAATCTTCACATATGGATAGTTTACTAATAAGAactttgtatataattataccccccaaaacaaagtttggggggggtatactggaatcgggttgtccgtctgtctgtctgtccgtccgtttttttttgtccgggattcatctttgtcgttattgaacaaatctttttcaaactttcagatattaatggccatgatgtaaacttgcgcctctgtgaaattggtacgggtcacatgaccctgaccagagttatctccccttgatgtgttaaagtaggcaaaataagccctgtccgggattcatctttgttattattcaacaaatctttatcaaactttcagaaattaatggccatgttgtaaactttcgcctctgtgaatttggtacaggtcacatgaccctgactggagttatctccccttgatgtgttaaagtaggcaaaataagccctgtccgggattcatctttgttattattcaacaaatctttatcaaactttcagaaattaatggccatgttgtaaactttcgcctctgtgaatttggtacaggtcacatgaccctgactggagttatctccccttgtaggcaaaattagctttgtccggcctaactccagggcaaacaacctagacatggaggggtggggggtattcgttagcctatggcttacagttctagttaaATATCTCAAATTGAAATATCTCAAAgacaacaataaatgttcatgaTCTAACGCCATCACTTGACTGCATGGCCCATATTGGCAAAGTTATCCTATTTGACTTACAACATGCATAAGTTGCTCCCCCTGTCATGTTAGctctcaaaaaaataaattcaataacagGTAAATTCAACGTCAGTCCTGGAATGTTTGAAAGCTGAatttcaaacagaaaataacaatcaaaaccttgtattgtataattgtgaaagtatgtatattttctatgaaaatactgatcattttaaatttatgaaatcaGTTACTACATATACAAGACATGACAAACTTCTTATGTGGACAGTTATTATAGAAATAGGTATGGTCATTAGAAATGCATGTTTAACATTATACTTGTACATCTCCTTACATATCATGAATTACATCACAGTTGTATACAACATTCAACACATAATATATGAATGCAAATATAATGTAATCAGACTGTATTATTAATTGTGTAAAAGCTTTATAATTTCTAATAAAGACTTAAAAGCATCTgatcttttttatgttttgttggtttttccccattatataaatgttcatgaaGAAACATTGGAATTGATAAGATGCTAAATCAGATAATACCTGCCCTTGTTGATAACTTTGTTTAACAAGAGaacatttgtatattaaatTCATTGAAGTCACACCatgcatttaatgatttatttgccCAGTGTTATCATTTGCTATGACAGCATCATATTCATTCTCGTTCACAGGAGTGATGATGCTTTGCTttacatttatcattatcaaacctctaatgaatgagaatgaatcATACCTGGCAGTGGCtggtgtttgttttgaaaattcaatgatcagttgatgtcattttcaaattcaatgcCAATGCTCAGTTGATGTCATTTTCTAATAGGTATTATAAGGGGCTGTCTTATGAGCATAAGACCTAATATCTCGAGACCAagaaatgttgttaaaattgcGTTAAGATTACACATTTATCTTATTGATGTGTTATTTGCAAATTCAAACCAGCTGTGTTGTATTTGATCAATAAAACTCAGGCCTCGTATTACAGCCAAAAGGCCAGTCCTGAAATAATGTTCGGGCAGGATTTCGGGGCTGCCTTGGGGTGAAGGGGAAACGCCCTGGTAGGGGGACCAGGGGTGCTAAGGACTGTGTGGAAAACAATTTTTAGTAGCTTCAATTGCTTTATAAAAGCTCTCAGAGACTTCGAAGCTACGATATCCAAACCTAGTTTCCAAGTCATATTGACAGCTGAAGTTTCCAGTAACCAGCAGGCTGACTATTGCTTTATAGTTGTGCTGTAACTAGGGCATCGAGTGCtcttaaaacataaatagacAATGACTATCCTCAAAATTATACTGGATAATGTGAAATCTGAAACTCGGCATCATCTGAAGTATTTTAGTAACAAACAGGAGAAACAAAATGGTAGCTTTTATCTAAGATATCTAACAACATCATACTATGTAAagaaatgcatgtttaaacacCAAAACAATGCAATTCACTGAAAGTAGACCAGGCTTTGAAATTCAAAttgatgttcatattttttttatcgcGACGTTCACTGTTCAACGTCCGCCAGAACCATTTAATATCTTAATAAGTGTTCATCTGATACTGATGAATTGATATTCAAAACACTGGCTGGTAAGGAGAGCCAATGAAAACACTTCTTATAGACTAATCTGGTTATGAGAGTTTATTTTGCTTCGCTTGAAGTCTGTTTCAAGGATCATAGGGAAAGCTTTTATAGGGTACCCCTAACCCCCAAAGTTTCTCATTGGATTTGCACATATCATGGGACCTCAAGTGGGAAATCCAGCCTAGGCTGGAAAAATACCATGCCTGAAatcctttgtttaaaaaaatatatacctaGGATTTACCAATTTTATAAAGTGCTGTCACAGGAATATGGCAAATGCCCTCCCACCCCCTCAAAAGGCCTTATTGGatagataaaaaacatttttatgaatatatttatatatatatactaatccATTATTCTAAAGTGAATGTCTGACCTTGTGACTTTGATTCTTCAAACAAACTTCAACACAGGTTATTTACTCATTACTGTACTTCATATTATCAACATCCACATGAGCCTTAAAACTTCTCTGAATCAATTGTCCTCAAATCTCTTGAGTATCGACAGGTAAAATGACCATGTAGCTGTTAAATGACCCCTCAagcctttaaaaaaaacagaaatctGGTATAAAGCCAAAAATATTTTACCCCTGAAAGTGTGAGTTTTCAGGCCAACCAGCATACTAATGGAAACCAtagtgttgtattttttgtaacttACGCTCGTCTGTTATTTCCAAATATCTTAGCCAGCCTTACATGCGAACATTTGGaccatgtttcatttgaatatcttgaacgcTTTTTGAGTAATGACCAGTTGGTTTTTGCTTGTGGTTACGGAAGGTGACATCAAGACtacaacatatttattaaaaaggcaaaaaaaataaaccaaaaagtAAGTTATCTATCAGACATGTATTTCTCTTTGACACGTTTATGTTTAATgacacaaaaataatgttttgcaaCAAACATGTAACACTATGaccatttgtttacaaacttatGCAAATGCTGGAACTTGTATAACACAGGAAACAGCTAACGCATGTGATTAAGTTTGAATACAAAATGTACACATGGGTGGTTCAACATGAACAAAAAAGACAGATAGTGATAAATATTTCAGCTTGAAAAACAGTCTTAATAATGTGCCCTTCATTTTAATGTACAAAAAGCACTCTTATCATTATGGCATTTATTTGTCAGTTAAATGGACTGAGCGGGCAAGTGAACCAAGAAAGTGTGTAAGGTATATTCCTTTCCATGAAGTCATGACTTGACACTCAAGTTTACATGTAGTTCTATCACTGTGATGGCTGGATCCCCTGTTGGTAATGCTGTGGTGCACGCACCATGAGTTCTACGGCACTGTTGTAGAGGTCTAAGCCTGAAAAATATAGCAAAGTACACTTGTACATGATTTTACTTTGTGTATGTcacaaattaaaacatgatatttctgCTTCTTCTCATGTTTTCAAGTTCCCAAACCTTGACAAATCCCAGCTTATTTCAAGTGTTATGCTTTTAAGAATTTCAGATTACAGTTTACCAGAATCTTTGGTCGTCATTTTCACATTGTCAACACAAAAAATTAGTGTTGGATCCAGggcttgtttaaatttgaagtaACAGTCTTATGCTTATTACTGTTTGCTACCATTTGCATTCAGCGtctaaacaacatattttctgaAGTTCTGTGACATCTTGTTGGAAAAATTTAATGTAGATGGTCAATATAGAAAACTTACTGAAGCTCTGTGAGGTCTCATCTGAGAAGCTGATGTAGTTTTGACACTGAATGCTGTTCCTTCCATCCACCTGTCCATGGACCTCAGTCAGACCAGCCACATACTCGCTCAGCTGAAATAGTTCTATAAGTTTGCCAGAGTCCACTAGTCTTTAGCCATGTTGTGGTTCACCCTTACACTCTGAGAAGAAGCAGGATAAGAATGTACATGGTAGAAATTTtactttgaaaatgatattttattgtgtaCAAAGCTTGTTAATTTCCAAGAGTTCCCAATTTGAGTTGAAATGACACAGTTTTTACAATCAGCCAGGCTCCACACCATGGTGAAAAACACCATGAAATTAGTAACTAAATCCAAGAGTGTGTTTTTCACTGAGGTTAGTTAAATATGAAACTTACAGGCTCTTGCATTTGAATTCTGACATCTTTTCCATCACTTGTTGTGAGGGTGAATGAAGTGCCATTGGTGTCAACCTaaaatagaaaattatatttataatcatcatgaaacaaacatgtatCAAAAAGCCAAGGAAAGAATGTGTGTGGTTATAGATCAGTTAAATGACCAAAATAACCAAGAAACAAAATTGATCtgaattttattcaattgtatttttttctttctcttcgGATAAAAACAGATCTGCAATTATGATACATTCCTTCCTATACACAGAACTGCCAGCCGTGTTAATTTATTAACTTAAGCCTACTGAATGGAAATTAATTGCCTTAGCCTccagtgatttttatttaaattttcaaaaccaccTGTGGCTTTA encodes the following:
- the LOC128236547 gene encoding uncharacterized protein LOC128236547, producing MDEHQTTRVNAAMLPSYQGKNVCLMGMAKDVDTNGTSFTLTTSDGKDVRIQMQEPLSEYVAGLTEVHGQVDGRNSIQCQNYISFSDETSQSFSLDLYNSAVELMVRAPQHYQQGIQPSQ